From Dermochelys coriacea isolate rDerCor1 chromosome 9, rDerCor1.pri.v4, whole genome shotgun sequence, one genomic window encodes:
- the ACTL6A gene encoding actin-like protein 6A, with protein sequence MSGGVYGGDEVGALVFDIGSYTVRAGYAGEDCPKVDFPTAIGVVLERDDGSTLMEIDGDKGKQGGPTYYIDTNALRVPRENMEAISPLKNGMIEDWDSFQAILDHTYKMHIKSEASLHPVLMSEAPWNTRAKREKLTELMFEHYNIPAFFLCKTAVLTAFANGRSTGLILDSGATHTTAIPVHDGYVLQQGIVKSPLAGDFITMQCRELFQEMNIELIPPYMITSKEAVREGSPANWKRKEKLPPVTRSWHNYMCNCVIQDFQASVLQVSDSTYDEQVAAQMPTVHYEFPNGYNYDFGAERLKIPEGLFDPSNVKGLSGNTMLGVSHVVTTSVGMCDIDIRPGLYGSVIVAGGNTLIQSFTDRLNRELSQKTPPSMRLKLIANNTTVERRFSSWIGGSILASLGTFQQMWISKQEYEEGGKQCVERKCP encoded by the exons ATGAGCGGCGGGGTGTACGGGGGAG ATGAAGTTGGGGCTCTTGTTTTTGATATCGGTTCCTATACAGTGAGAGCTGGCTATGCTGGTGAGGACTGTCCAAAG GTTGACTTTCCCACTGCTATTGGTGTGGTACTGGAAAGGGACGATGGCAGTACCCTGATGGAAATAGATGGTGACAAAGGCAAACAAGGGGGCCCTACTTACTACATAGACACCAATGCACTGCGAGTTCCAAGGGAAAACATGGAGGCTATTTCACCCTTAAAAAATGGAATGA ttgAGGACTGGGATAGTTTCCAGGCAATTTTGGATCACACATACAAGATGCACATTAAATCTGAAGCAAGTTTGCATCCTGTCCTAATGTCTGAAGCACCA TGGAATACCAGAGCAAAGCGTGAGAAATTGACAGAACTGATGTTTGAACATTACAATATCCCTGCTTTTTTCTTGTGTAAAACTGCAGTTCTTACAGC CTTTGCTAATGGTCGATCCACAGGCCTGATTTTGGATAGTGGGGCAACTCACACCACTGCTATTCCAGTGCATGATGGATATGTACTTCAACAAG GCATTGTAAAATCACCCCTTGCTGGAGACTTTATTACTATGCAGTGCAGAGAACTGTTTCAGGAAATGAACATAGAGCTAATCCCTCCATATATGATCACATCAAAG GAAGCAGTTCGTGAAGGATCACCAGCAAAttggaagagaaaagagaagttACCTCCGGTCACGAGATCGTGGCACAACTATATGTGTAAT TGTGTAATTCAGGATTTCCAAGCCTCTGTCCTCCAAGTGTCAGATTCAACCTATGATGAACA GGTAGCTGCACAGATGCCGACCGTTCATTATGAATTCCCCAATGGTTATAATTATGACTTTGGTGCAGAGCGTCTAAAAATTCCTGAAGGACTATTTGACCCTTCCAATGTAAAG GGCTTATCTGGCAACACAATGCTGGGTGTTAGCCATGTTGTCACCACAAGCGTTGGAATGTGTGATATAGACATCAGACCA GGCCTCTATGGCAGTGTGATTGTAGCAGGAGGAAACACTTTAATACAGAGTTTTACAGACAGACTGAACAGAGAGCTCTCTCAGAAAACTCCACCA AGTATGCGGCTGAAGTTGATAGCAAACAACACAACAGTGGAGCGGAGGTTCAGTTCATGGATTGGTGGTTCAATTTTGGCTTCTCTG GGTACCTTTCAACAGATGTGGATCTCTAAACAAGAGTATGAAGAAGGAGGGAAACAGTGTGTAGAAAGGAAATGCCCATAG